The Candidatus Zixiibacteriota bacterium genomic interval ACTCCGCCAAGACCGAGCGGCGGGAAGTAATAGCATACCACCATGACCCGCCGGCTCATCTCCGCCTCCGGGTTACCAGATCGTTCATGATCCGGATCATCTCGGCCACATTGTTTTCGAACACCGCCTCGCGTTTGACGCGTTCGAAGTTGGCAGATCGCCAGGCGGTTTTGGGGTCGTTGTCGCGAATGAACCAGTCGACAATATTGCGAAGGGCCTTTTCGTTATAGAGCTCGTAGAGGTATCCGTTCTCGTTTGACAGCCACTCGCGTACGCCGGGGATGTCGGCGGCAATCGGCAGCAGACCGAGACCCATGGCTTCGATCATCGAGGCGGGGGATGAATCCGACAGGGCGCTGGAGAGATAGACGTCGTGCCCGGCCATAAAACGCATAAACTGATCGCGCGGCATGCGTTCGTAGATTTTCAGGCGATCGCCGATCATGGAACGGGCGTGGAGACGGAAGTGTCCGGAGAGTGAACCGGCCGCCGGGAATGTCATTTCAATGAGGCCCTCGGCAGCGAGCGGGGCGAGCGCCCGCACGAGAAACAAATTATTGTATACCTTCTCGTGAGGGCGGGGCACGATGATACGAAGAGGTCTACTCAGATCGTACGTCGGTTTGTGCCATTCCAGAAATCCGGATTCAATGCCCCAGGGGATCAGCCGAGTGGCGGGCAGCGCAGCCAGTCGTGCGGCCGCATCGAGCAGGTATTGCGAATCACCTGCGACGAGGTCACTTTTCGCGAGCGCAAAGGCAGTCTTTCGGCGATGGAACACGGATTTTTGCGGGACAAGCAGGACATCAGATCCCCAGAGATTGGTGATGACCGGGGCCCATCGACGCACATTGCCGATCGCGGCCAGAAACCCGTAGCCGGAGGCAAAGTGCGGATTGACAATATCGGGCCTGACTCGTTCCATGAGCGCGCGAAGCTCAGTGGCCGCCATCACGTAATGCAGTTGACGCACCGGCCCCCGGGATTTCAGGGTATAGTGATGCATGGCACCGGGCTCAAGCGAAGCGACAAACACGCGGCAGCCCTGACGTCGGAGTTCCGCCACATACCGCTCGGTATGGAACGACCGGCTGTCCGCGAGCACCATGATATGCAGACGGGCATCGCTCATCGCAGTCTCCCCAACAGCGACTTGTAGACATAGCACGGGTAGCGGTACGTTATGCCCCCCCATTTGCGCTTGAACGATTCGAGGCCTTCCGCCTCGGAGGGTGACTGGCCGAGATTCAGCCGTACCACGCCGCACGATCGCAGCTTCGCAATGGCGTCGGACATCAATGCCTGGTTAGGCTTCATCGAAGAGAGCTCCTTGTCCAGGCATGATTGCCAGTACAGCGCGCTGGAGCCGTCGCGAAAATAGATGTGCGACGCGGCGAGGCGGTCGTTATCCCGGACCACGGTCCACAGCACGCGCTCGTCGCGCCCGGCAAGCGAAGCCAGGCGAGCGTAGAAATCGTCGGAGTAACGCGCCGGCGAATCGTGCCGCTGCTCCGTGGCGCGGGTCAGCGAAATAAACGAGTCAAGGTCACGCGACATCACGAACGGCTGAGGCTGGACCCCCTCGCGGGCCGCTTTGCGAATCTCCGATCGGAGTTTGCTGTCGGGCGGCGCCCAGCCGGGTGCGCCGATGTCGACCACGGTCGTCTCACGAACCTGTGTCTCGAATCCCTCGGGCACAGTGACGTGGGTGTCGTAATCGGTGATGAATATTCTGGTATATCCGGATGACCTGAGCGTGTCGAATAGCGTCTGGGCGATAAGCGAGTGATTGCCGGCAACCTGAGCGGACATGACGATCCTGCCCGGCAGTCCGTCGGGCATGCACTGCAGCCGCGTCAGGGGCGAACTGCCGAATTCGACGGCGGTCAACATCGCAACACAGTCGCCACCCGCTTCAACGATCCAGCAGATGGGCCGCCCACCCATCGCCCGCCACACGTCGGCGAAATCCGGCGAGCTGAACAGGGATGCGGCGGTCAATTGCGCGATACTGTCCGCGGACAGCTCTTCTACAGCAAGTCGGAAGACATTCATTGGCGGACCAAAAGGACCTTGCCCCGTCCCACGTTGCCCTCGTCGTCGGCGATGATGTACAAGTAAACGCCCGACGCGACATCAACACCGCCGTCGTTGCGCCCGTCCCATCCCTCATTGACGCGAACGGTGCGCACGAGATCGCCGGCGACCGTATAGATGCGCACGTCTCCGGGGCGGTTGAAGTTAAAACGAAGGAGGTCGTCGGAGGAGGCAATAACAAACGGGTTTGGAAATGCGATGACCTCGTCGATGTTTTCGGTGGGCGGTCCGAAGATCGACGGATACCGGGAGAGTCCGAAGTTCGTCGCAATGTACAAGTCACCGGTGACGGGGTCGATAGACATACCCCTGATCTCGTTGTCCACCAGCCCCGAATTTGATGACGTGAAGACCGTGAACGAACGGTCAGTGACGTCGTACAGCGCCAAACCGTTGCGAGCGCCGATCCACGCGTTACCGCGACCATCGATGGCCAGCGACGTGATGTCGGGACCAATTCCCGATGGGAGCGGGATGGTCTCGAACAATTCGAGACCGAGTTCGATATTGAATCGGGAGAGGCCGAAATTCGTCCCCACCCAGAGCGCACCGTCGGGCGCATAGCGCACGATTCGAACCACATCGGACGCCAGCCGGTTGTCATCTTCGGTGAAGTGCTCGCAGTTCACACCCGATACGAACGGACGGCACACGAAGACGCCGTTGTTGTCCGTACCGATCGCCAATTCACCGTTTTGATAAGCCAGCGAGATGATGGTGTTGTCGGTCAGCCCTTGTGCCTGACCGATTGAATCCCAAGCCGACCGTGTGTCGAGGCTGTCCAAACGGCAATACACGACCGGATAACCGGCAACGGGATTGAGCGCCGACAGGAATATATGTCGATCGCTGACGGCGACTCCCGACAGAACCACATCGCCGTTGCCGTCGATATGCAGCGGCGTGTTGGTTTGGTCGTATCGGATCGCGGTATCGCCGACGACACGATACACGCCCTCGCCAAACGTGCCGGCCCATATCCCTCCCGCCAAATCGGCCCGGATTTTCGTCGTTCGGAGGCCCACGTTGAAGGTGGTTGGAGCCCATTCATCATTGAGCAACCGGGCCATGGCTTTCCGGTCAAACAGGGCCGCCACTACTCCATCAGGGGTGACCGTGACATCAGCTACCACGTTTTCCGGCATTCCGACATACTGGTAGGCGGTATATGCGCCACCGGCATTGTGATACAGGCCACCGGCATCCAGCGCCACCCACCGAAAATCACCGGTATTGAATCCCGTTCGCGGACGGCTCGTGAACGACCCTGGAAGCAACGTCACACCTCCATCGTCAACGACCACAAGGCCGCGCGACGAATAAACGAACAGACTGTCGTTGTTCTCGATCAAATCGGTCACCTCGACGGCGCCAATGACCGGAATGGGCCCAAACACAACGGACCCGCCCGATGTATCCATCACGAACAGGCCGCCGAGTCCTCCGACGTACAACTGGTTCTCGAATATTGCGACTCGGTTGATGCGGTTATTGCCGAGCGCCGGATGCGTGACGGTGTTGTAGACGGTCCAGTTGGCCGGGGAAACCAACTGCGACGGGTTGGAGCGATTGGCAACGGCAACGCCCGCAGCTGTCGCGAGCCAGATAGAGTCACCGTCGAGCGCGATATCGTATACCGCCGGAAACTGGTTGACCGATGTAATGCGAAAACGATTCTGGTACTGCCCGCCGTCGTTTTCCTTCGAGAACAATATCAATCCACTGTCACTGCCGATCCAGAGATTGCTGCCGTCGTCTTCGACCGTCAAGAGACGAAGGTCACCGTAGATCGGCCCGGTTGGGAATTGCCGGGGATTCGGACCGTCGAACCGCACCAGCCGTCCCCTGCCGGTCACCCACTTCTGGTCCGTTGCATCGACGACAATGTCCGTTACATCGTTGGTCCCGAGTCCGTCGATGTTCACATAGGTCTGTCCCTGCTCGTCCCGGTCAGTTATAGCCAGGATGCCGCCCGAAGTGGCGACAAACAGCGTATCGTCAATCAGGCGCATCCTGCGCACATCGGTAAACGATGTGTACGTCTGCCAGTCGGCTGCATGGGCCGTTACGGCAAGAACCGCCAGTGCCGCCGCTACAATTCGGCGCGTCAGCCGCGGCCGATGATTTTTCGTCCAATCCATTGTGCCGCCAATATACCGAGAATTGATACCAGCATCAAGAATGACGCCCGGCCCGCAATGTCACCGTACCTCGTAAAGACGGACGAACCGGTCGATAAGTTCAGCGATGCGCTCAGGGCCGCCACCGCTTCCCGGGGGAGTTCTGAGCGAACGCGACCGTAATCGTCTACGACAAACGTAAGGCCGCTGTTCGCCGCGCGCGCCATCCATATGCGGTTCTCCACCGCCCTGGTTATGAAAATGCGCGCGTGCATATAGATACCTACCGATCCGCCGAACCACGTATCGTTCGTAATTCCCACCAGGAACCGGGCTCCGCCGTTCACCATCCGTCGTGCATATTCAGGAAAGGCGCACTCAAAGCATATGAGGACTCCGTAGTTGACATTGGACACCGTAAACAACCCGGCTGAGTCGCCGGGATAGAAGTCCGACCACCACTGCACCTCGTATGTCTTGATAAACGTCAAATACTCGGAGAGCACCTTTTCTCGAAGAAACGGCAGGTAGTCCTGGTACGGTGACTGCTCGGAGAACGGGACCAGTTTCACTTTGTCGTACTGACGAACCACCAGCCCGGTGGTATCAAACTGGAACGCGGAGTTGAAATGGCGCTGTTCGCTGCCGACCACCCTCGCACCGAGCGCCCCGACCAGGTGCGGTGCGCCCGAACGGCGGGCGATATCGCCGAGACGCGCGCGGCAATATGGTTCATGCGTCACGTAGCAGGGGGCAGACGTCTCCGGCCAGATGAAGAGATTCACCGCTGAGTCTTTGACGGATCGGGCCAGGGAATCATAAATGATGTAATTCTGCTCGCGCAGGTCCCTCGCCCATTTGACGTCAAGCGGCACCGAGCCCTGCAGAAGCGCCACCGGATATTTCCCCGGCACCGGAATGGCGGGCATCACCACCCATCCGTACGCCGCAAGCAGGGCGACAGTCGCCAGCGACGCAAATACGGATGTCAGTCGTCGCTCGGCAGACAAGTCGCGTCGAAACGCCTGGGCGAGCAGAACATTGACAGCCACGATCAAAAGCGTGAGACCATGTACTGAAATGATTGATACAACCTGCAGAATAACGAGGAAATACGCCTGCGTGTAGCCGAGGTCGGACCACGGAAACGCAAATTCGCTCAGAGTGCGGAAGTATTCGATTCCGGTCCACAAAAACGGCAGGGCGACGAATCCGACGAGCGGGCGCATTCGGTACAGACGGTTGAAGAGCGCGAGCACCGCCGTATAGTAGAAGGCGACAATTACGACTGCCGCCAGCATGCCCGGCGGCGTGACAAGCCCTACCCAATACAGCGAAAAGAGATTAAAGAAGAAGCTGAAGAAGTATGCCGACGTAATGACGGCTCTCCCCTCGAGGCGGGCGATAAGAATAATCGGTCGGACCAGCGAGATCCAGGCCAGAAACCCGAACCACCCAGGATAAAACGACAGTGAGAGCAGGAAAGCCCATACGATCAGTTCCAGCCGGCGCATGCGCACGGCAACGTCGGCTGGCAGGAAGAACCGACCGATCGTTTTGACGATGCCCACCAGATGCCTAACCCCGCCTGATCAGCGACTTTCCGGTCATTTCGTCAGGGATGGGGAGGTTCAAGATGTCGAGCACCGTGGGAGCGATATCGGCGAGAATTCCGCCGTCGCGAAGCGAAAACCGGCCAAGCCGGCGGGCCGGGTCGTAGACGACACACGGAACCAGATTAGTCGTATGAGCCGTCCACGGACCGCCGTTGTCCGGGTCAATCATCAGTTCCGCATTGCCGTGATCGGCGGTAACGATTGCGACGCCGCCCTGATCTTTCACGGCATCGAGCAGCCGACCCAATCCCCTATCGACCGCCTCGCATGCGGCTTTCGCCGCGCCAAAATCACCCGTGTGGCCGACCATGTCGCAGTTGGCGTAGTTCAGCACTACGAAACCGTACTTGCCGGAACGAATCTGTTCGACCGTGTTATCGGTGACCTCGACCGACGACATTTCGGGTTTGAGGTCGTAGGTCGCGACTTTCGGCGACGGTACCAGATACCGGTCCTCGCCCTCGAATTGCTTCTCGAATCCGCCGTTGAAGAAGAACGTAACGTGCGCGTATTTCTCTGTTTCGGCGGTGCGCAACTGCCGGATTCCGGCGCGGGCGATCACCTCTCCAAGGATGTTGGTCAGTTTGACCTTGTCGAACGCCACCTCGACCCCGGTCAATTTGACGTCGTAGTTGGTCATCGTGGCAATACCGACGGAAGGTGTGGTCGGAGGCGTGTAACCGTCGATATGATGCCGGGCAAGAATGTACGCCATCTGGCGCATGCGATCGGCGCGGAAATTGAACATGATGAACACGTCGCCGTCGCGCACGAGTCCGCGATCGCCGTTGTCGATGACGACCGGCACAATGAACTCGTCGGTCACATCGTTCTCGTACGACGCCTCGATGGCCGCCACCGGATCATTCCACACTTCCCCCTGCCCGCCCACAATCGTATGAAAGTGCTTTTCAGTACGCTCCCACCGCCGATCGCGGTCCATTCCGTAATACCGTCCGCCGACTGTGGCGACCTTCCCGATACCGACTTCATTGAATCGGGAAAGCACCTGCCGCATATAGCCGGCGCCGGAAGTGGGCGACGTATCCCGGCCGTCCATCAGCGCGTGTAGAAACAGTCTGGAAACGTTTTTCTGCTTCGCCAGTTCGGCGAGCGCATACAGATGATCGAGCGAGGAATGAACTTTGCCGTCGGACACCAGGCCATACAGGTGCACCGCCGCACCGGTGCGGGCGGCCATCTCCATGCCGCCGGCAAGGGCCGGGTTGGTGAAAAAGTCACCATCCTCAATGGCCTTGTCTATTCTCGTGATATCCTGATACACAACCCGGCCGGCCCCAAGATTGAGGTGACCAACTTCGCTGTTTCCCATCTGACCGTGGGGCAGCCCGACTGCCCGGCCGGAACCGTCAATCTTCGTAAACGGCCACTCGGCGATCAGCCTGTTGAAGTTCGGTTTGTTGGCGGCGGCGATGGCGTTGTCCGGAGCGCTCTCACGCAGACCGAAGCCATCCATCACGCACAGAAGTACCGTCATGTTAGTCTTTCAGTCTCACCACCGAACTGCCGGGAACGACACGGCCGATCCGGTAAGACGACTCTCCTCTTTCCTTCAGTCGCGCACACACTTTGTCGGCATCGTTTTCGTCTACCACGAGCACGTAGCCGATCCCCATGTTGAAGGCATGATACATATCGTCGGGGTCGACATCACCCGCCTCCTGTAACCACTGAAAGATCGGAAGGACCGGCCAGGTTCCCTTCGTGATTTCAGCATCGAGCGATGCGGGCAGTATTCTGTTCAGGTTGCCGGGCAGTCCGCCGCCGGTTATGTGGGCCATGCCGTGAATGTCGAACTCATCGAGCAGCGGGTGAATAATCGGCGCGTAACACCGGTGTACGGCCATAAGTGCATCATCGACGGTCGTGCCGAGCGCATCGACCATTTGACCGACTTTCAAGGCGGCGATCTCAAAGGCAACCTTGCGGGCCAGGGTATAGCCGTTGGTGTGCAATCCGTTCGAGGGCAGGCCGATGCAGACATCCCCCTCGTGTATGGTCGAGCCGTTGATCACGCGATGTTCATCGACCAGACCGACGATGAATCCGGCCAAATCATACTCCCCCGTGGCGTAGAAGTCCGGCATCTCGGCGGTCTCTCCGCCCAGCAGGGCCATCCCGGCATTGGCGCAGCCACGTGCGAGCCCCTGGACGATATCCGCTATAATGTCGGGATGGAGTTTGCCGGTGGCGATATAATCCAGGAAGAACAAGGCCCGGGCGCCGTGAACGAGAATGTCGTTGACGCAGTGATTAACGAGGTCTTCGCCCACGGTCGTATGGCGGCCCGTCATAAAAGCAAGTTTCAGCTTGGTGCCGACACCGTCGGCCGACGAAATCAGCACCGGAGAATTGAAGCCTGACAACTGGGGGCGGAAAAAGCCCCCGAAAGAGCCAATCTGCGACAGGACCGACGAATTAAACGTGGCGCGGGCCAGTTCCTTGATGCGGCGCACGGCCTGCTCGCCCGCCTTGATGTCGACGCCCGCCTGGGCGTAGCTCAGTTTTTTACCGGATGAATGTGACGACATGACCCGAATGTATCGGGTCACAAGCGTGAAGTCAACAACCGCGCGGCTCTGCTTTCGACAGAACGCGGCGGCGGCGGCTAATCGGCGGCCGGCACGTCAACAACGACTTCGGGCTGCCAGCTTTCGTTTATCCAGAGTCCGACTACCCGGATGCCGAGTTTCCAGGATAGAATAGTCTCCACCGACTTGCGAATCATCGAGCGGTGGCTGTCGTCGCTGACTGCATTGCTGGGGCAGTCGTAGTGCCCCACAATCACTGCCTGCCGGGAGCCGTGCCGATCAATCGATGTCTTCAGGCGACCTTTGATCTTGTCGTCCTGCCAGATCAGCTTTTCGGTCAGCATCAGGTCAACGCCCGGCTCTGTGATGAAATCGACGAAATCGACGCCGAAATGCTCTTTTGCCCACAACTGAACGGGCTCGATAACGCGGCCGTCCATGCAGGTAATCGCAGTGGCAAACGTTCCTTCGGGCATAGTTGATCTCCCAACGCTGGGGGTTATCGTAATCGATCGAATCAGGCAGTTCCCGGACTAACCGCTGCCGGAAAGATACGGTTCATCGCCCCTTGCGGTCAAGCAGATCACAGACGGCCTGGAAATCCGCCGGCAGCGGGGCGGATAATTCTAAAGGCTGGCCGGTTATGGGATGATCGAACGCCAATTCGGCAGCGTGTAACGCCTGGCGGCTAATCAGCCCGAGGAGTTCAACCGCCAGCGGACGCTCGGGTGCAAACATGCCGGCCAGCTGTCTCGTCCGCCCGCCATATTCCGGATCGCCGAACACCGGGTGCCCGAAATGGGCACAATGCACGCGAATCTGATGCGTCCGCCCGGTCATGAGGGTCAGCCGAAGCAGATCGTACGAGCGATACCGGTCGATTACATCATATCTCGTCTGGGCTGACCGCCCGGTCTGTTCGTTGACTGCCATTTTGGTGCGGTCCCGGGTCGACCGACCGATAGGCAAATCGAACACCCCAGATTCGTCGCGAAAGTGCCCAAAGACGAGGGCCAGATAGCGGCGTTGAAGCGCGCGCGTTTGAATCGCCCGCTGCAGGGCGGCGTACACGTCATCTCGCCTCGCCACCACCAGCAGTCCGGACGTGTTTTTGTCCAGCCGGTGGACTATTCCCGGTCTGTCCGACCCGGCGGCACCGGACAGTCTTCTATAACGATGGACCAAGGCGTTGACGAGAGTGCCGGTTTGGTTTCCGACGGCCGGGTGGGTGACAAGCCCTGCCGGTTTGTTGACAACCGCCAGGTACTCATCCTCATACACGATGTCCAGCGGTATCGCTTCGGCCGCCAGTTCAGACGGTGATGGGGCGGGCACGGAGATCTCGATGCGCTCCCCGCCGGCAACCTGGAATCGGGCCACGACGGCCCGTCCGTCCACGAGCACCAGTTGTTGTTTGATGAGTTTCTGAATCGCGGTACGTGACAGCGATATCGAGTCCGACTCCGCCAGATACCGGTCGATACGAACCGGGGACGGCAGGATGCCGACAGTTAGGACAATATTCAAGTCGGTCTCGGCGGGAGCGTTCATTCGCGAGCCTAGTGCTGGGCGGAACCACCCGCACGAATGATCTCCAGCAGGTCGGTAACCGCCTGGGTATATCCAACCAAGAGGGCGCGCGAGGCGATCGCGTGCCCCACGACATATTCTCCGATATTGCCCAGTTCGAGCAGTGACTCGATGTTCTTGTAACTGAGGCCGCCGCCGGCGCGGACGGAAAGGCCCGCCTTGACCGCGGATTGCGCGGCCCGGTCGATTCTATCCAGCGCTTCCTGCGCCTGATCGATCGTGCGTGAATCAGAATACTCCCGGCAGTTGATCAGCACGGCGGCCGCCCCGGCCTTGGAAGCTCCTTTGACACTGTCGGGTTCGGGTTCGATGAGAAAGCAGGTGCTAATCCCGGCGCCCCGGAACCGGGCGGTGATTTCGCCCAAATCGACCGGCGCCGCGGAGAAGTCCACCCCGGATACGGGAGTGTCGCTATCGGCGTGATCAGATACAAACGTAACCATGGCGGGCCGCACTTCAAGCGCCTTTTCCAGCAGCGTATCAACCGGGGGCAGCTCCAGAGCCATCCGCGTGCGGATGAGTTCTTTGAGGATATACATGTCGCGTTCGCGCAGATACTTGCGATCGCGCCGTAGCTGCATGGCGATCCCATCTGCCCCGGCCAACTCGGACAGCACCACCACCTGCGCGGGATCAGGGTCTTTCAACCCGCGAATCTTCCTAAGGACCGCAACCGGGTCCACCCGGACTGTCAACGTTGCCACGTGAGTTCCTATCGAATAGTTGTCGCAACTAATTGTCGCGTATAACCTGTTATACGATCTTACGCGCCCTGAGATACGCCGTCAACTTCAAAAACTGTTCGATCGTAACCTGCTCCGCCCGTACGTCGATCCCCAATCCGCAGTTTGCCAACGCATCCCGGGCGCCGTCCGCGGCCATGTGCAGCTCTTTCGTCAGATTATTGGTCATCAGTTTGCGTCGCTGGGCAAACCCCGACCGGACGACTCTCTGGAGCGCAGGCATATCATCGACCCGCGTACCGGTTGTCGGCTGTAGAGAAATCACCGATGAAACTACCGCAGGCGGTGGTTCAAACGCCGTCGGCGGGACGTCGAAAGCCAATTCGACCTGGAAACACAGTTGTGTGAATATCGAAATCGGTGACCATGCCCGGGAGTCTGGCGCGGCGGCAAGACGTTCGGCAAGCTCGCGCTGCACCATGAAAACGGCCCGTGAAATCGACCCATGCCATGTCACGCACCACTCCATAACCGGTGTGGTCAGATTGTATGGAAGATTGCCGACAAGGACGAACCGGTCGAATGAGGGGCGCCACTTGAGGAAGTCCAAGTTAATGATCGTGACGTTTTCGGAGTCTCCGAACCTATGCTCCAGCGCGGGGATCAGGTCGCGATCAAACTCGATTGCCGTTACCTGAATGTCTCGGGAAGCCAGCGCGGCGGTGAGGACGCCCTGTCCGGGGCCGATCTCCACAACCGTCTCCCCCGGCTGCGGTGCGATCGTCTCGACAACCCGAGCGATGACGGCGTCGGAGGTCAGGAAATGCTGACCGAGACGCTTTTTGGTGTGGTATCCACCCACGATCAGTCCCCGAACGTCTCCACCAAACGATACAGCTTCCGACACGTCCGATCGGTCATCGCTTCCACTTCATCGAAAGAAACCCCCTTCAGTTCCGCCAGTTTTCGACACGTCAGCGCAACATAGGCGGGGAAATTGGTTTTCCCGCGATTCGGAACAGGGGTAAGAAACGGCGCGTCGGTCTCGA includes:
- a CDS encoding glycosyltransferase, whose amino-acid sequence is MSDARLHIMVLADSRSFHTERYVAELRRQGCRVFVASLEPGAMHHYTLKSRGPVRQLHYVMAATELRALMERVRPDIVNPHFASGYGFLAAIGNVRRWAPVITNLWGSDVLLVPQKSVFHRRKTAFALAKSDLVAGDSQYLLDAAARLAALPATRLIPWGIESGFLEWHKPTYDLSRPLRIIVPRPHEKVYNNLFLVRALAPLAAEGLIEMTFPAAGSLSGHFRLHARSMIGDRLKIYERMPRDQFMRFMAGHDVYLSSALSDSSPASMIEAMGLGLLPIAADIPGVREWLSNENGYLYELYNEKALRNIVDWFIRDNDPKTAWRSANFERVKREAVFENNVAEMIRIMNDLVTRRRR
- a CDS encoding GNAT family N-acetyltransferase, with the protein product MNVFRLAVEELSADSIAQLTAASLFSSPDFADVWRAMGGRPICWIVEAGGDCVAMLTAVEFGSSPLTRLQCMPDGLPGRIVMSAQVAGNHSLIAQTLFDTLRSSGYTRIFITDYDTHVTVPEGFETQVRETTVVDIGAPGWAPPDSKLRSEIRKAAREGVQPQPFVMSRDLDSFISLTRATEQRHDSPARYSDDFYARLASLAGRDERVLWTVVRDNDRLAASHIYFRDGSSALYWQSCLDKELSSMKPNQALMSDAIAKLRSCGVVRLNLGQSPSEAEGLESFKRKWGGITYRYPCYVYKSLLGRLR
- the lnt gene encoding apolipoprotein N-acyltransferase, producing the protein MGIVKTIGRFFLPADVAVRMRRLELIVWAFLLSLSFYPGWFGFLAWISLVRPIILIARLEGRAVITSAYFFSFFFNLFSLYWVGLVTPPGMLAAVVIVAFYYTAVLALFNRLYRMRPLVGFVALPFLWTGIEYFRTLSEFAFPWSDLGYTQAYFLVILQVVSIISVHGLTLLIVAVNVLLAQAFRRDLSAERRLTSVFASLATVALLAAYGWVVMPAIPVPGKYPVALLQGSVPLDVKWARDLREQNYIIYDSLARSVKDSAVNLFIWPETSAPCYVTHEPYCRARLGDIARRSGAPHLVGALGARVVGSEQRHFNSAFQFDTTGLVVRQYDKVKLVPFSEQSPYQDYLPFLREKVLSEYLTFIKTYEVQWWSDFYPGDSAGLFTVSNVNYGVLICFECAFPEYARRMVNGGARFLVGITNDTWFGGSVGIYMHARIFITRAVENRIWMARAANSGLTFVVDDYGRVRSELPREAVAALSASLNLSTGSSVFTRYGDIAGRASFLMLVSILGILAAQWIGRKIIGRG
- the gpmI gene encoding 2,3-bisphosphoglycerate-independent phosphoglycerate mutase translates to MTVLLCVMDGFGLRESAPDNAIAAANKPNFNRLIAEWPFTKIDGSGRAVGLPHGQMGNSEVGHLNLGAGRVVYQDITRIDKAIEDGDFFTNPALAGGMEMAARTGAAVHLYGLVSDGKVHSSLDHLYALAELAKQKNVSRLFLHALMDGRDTSPTSGAGYMRQVLSRFNEVGIGKVATVGGRYYGMDRDRRWERTEKHFHTIVGGQGEVWNDPVAAIEASYENDVTDEFIVPVVIDNGDRGLVRDGDVFIMFNFRADRMRQMAYILARHHIDGYTPPTTPSVGIATMTNYDVKLTGVEVAFDKVKLTNILGEVIARAGIRQLRTAETEKYAHVTFFFNGGFEKQFEGEDRYLVPSPKVATYDLKPEMSSVEVTDNTVEQIRSGKYGFVVLNYANCDMVGHTGDFGAAKAACEAVDRGLGRLLDAVKDQGGVAIVTADHGNAELMIDPDNGGPWTAHTTNLVPCVVYDPARRLGRFSLRDGGILADIAPTVLDILNLPIPDEMTGKSLIRRG
- the purM gene encoding phosphoribosylformylglycinamidine cyclo-ligase, whose translation is MSSHSSGKKLSYAQAGVDIKAGEQAVRRIKELARATFNSSVLSQIGSFGGFFRPQLSGFNSPVLISSADGVGTKLKLAFMTGRHTTVGEDLVNHCVNDILVHGARALFFLDYIATGKLHPDIIADIVQGLARGCANAGMALLGGETAEMPDFYATGEYDLAGFIVGLVDEHRVINGSTIHEGDVCIGLPSNGLHTNGYTLARKVAFEIAALKVGQMVDALGTTVDDALMAVHRCYAPIIHPLLDEFDIHGMAHITGGGLPGNLNRILPASLDAEITKGTWPVLPIFQWLQEAGDVDPDDMYHAFNMGIGYVLVVDENDADKVCARLKERGESSYRIGRVVPGSSVVRLKD
- a CDS encoding RluA family pseudouridine synthase — its product is MNIVLTVGILPSPVRIDRYLAESDSISLSRTAIQKLIKQQLVLVDGRAVVARFQVAGGERIEISVPAPSPSELAAEAIPLDIVYEDEYLAVVNKPAGLVTHPAVGNQTGTLVNALVHRYRRLSGAAGSDRPGIVHRLDKNTSGLLVVARRDDVYAALQRAIQTRALQRRYLALVFGHFRDESGVFDLPIGRSTRDRTKMAVNEQTGRSAQTRYDVIDRYRSYDLLRLTLMTGRTHQIRVHCAHFGHPVFGDPEYGGRTRQLAGMFAPERPLAVELLGLISRQALHAAELAFDHPITGQPLELSAPLPADFQAVCDLLDRKGR
- a CDS encoding pyridoxine 5'-phosphate synthase, yielding MATLTVRVDPVAVLRKIRGLKDPDPAQVVVLSELAGADGIAMQLRRDRKYLRERDMYILKELIRTRMALELPPVDTLLEKALEVRPAMVTFVSDHADSDTPVSGVDFSAAPVDLGEITARFRGAGISTCFLIEPEPDSVKGASKAGAAAVLINCREYSDSRTIDQAQEALDRIDRAAQSAVKAGLSVRAGGGLSYKNIESLLELGNIGEYVVGHAIASRALLVGYTQAVTDLLEIIRAGGSAQH
- the rsmA gene encoding 16S rRNA (adenine(1518)-N(6)/adenine(1519)-N(6))-dimethyltransferase RsmA, whose amino-acid sequence is MSEAVSFGGDVRGLIVGGYHTKKRLGQHFLTSDAVIARVVETIAPQPGETVVEIGPGQGVLTAALASRDIQVTAIEFDRDLIPALEHRFGDSENVTIINLDFLKWRPSFDRFVLVGNLPYNLTTPVMEWCVTWHGSISRAVFMVQRELAERLAAAPDSRAWSPISIFTQLCFQVELAFDVPPTAFEPPPAVVSSVISLQPTTGTRVDDMPALQRVVRSGFAQRRKLMTNNLTKELHMAADGARDALANCGLGIDVRAEQVTIEQFLKLTAYLRARKIV